One Nocardiopsis gilva YIM 90087 genomic window, ACTGATGGCAGACCCCCTGGTCCCCTCCTCGCCATCCCACCCATCAGGGGACGCGCGCTGGCCCGGGGAGTTCCGTCCCTACCAGGGGGAGGCCCTGGACGAGGTCGACGCGCGGTGGGCCGACGGGCATCGGCGGACCTGGGTGGTGCTGCCGCCGGGCGCGGGCAAGACGCTCGTCGGGCTTGAGGCCGCCCGACGGCTCGGGCGGCGGACGGTCGTCTTCGCGCCCAATACCGCTATCCAAGGGCAGTGGGTCTCCCACTGGCACGCCTTCGAGCGGCCTGACGGGTGCGACGCCGGGACCGGGCGGGACCTCGGGCACCAGGTCACGGTCCTCACCTACCAGTCGCTCGCCGTCTTCGACCCCGACACCGAGACCGACGAAGAAGGGCGCGAGACCACCCCCGCCACCATGAAGGAGCGGCTGCACGCCAACGGTGCCGCGCTCGTCGATGCCCTGCACTCGGCCGGTCCCCTCACCGTCCTCCTGGATGAGTGCCACCACCTGCTGCAGGCCTGGGGGCGCCTCCTCGACGAAGTCCTCGCCGAACTCGACGACGCCTACGTCATCGGCCTGACCGGCACCCCCGCCGCCAGCCTCACCGCCTCCGAGCACGACCTCGTCGACCGGCTCTTCGGGCCGCCGATCACCGGCGCGTCCATCCCGGCGCTGGTCCGCAGCGGCTACCTGGCCCCCTTCGCCGAGCTCGCCTACGTCACCGAGCCCACGGCCGTCGAGCGCGATTACCTGGCCGAGCAGGGCTCCAGGTTCAGCGAGATGTGCACCGACCTGCTCGCCCCGGGCTTCGCCGACACCGACTTCCTCCCGTGGCTGCACGTCCGTTTCACCGAGCGCGCGACCGGCGACGGCGACAGCGGCGGCGGTGACGGCACGGTCGGTCGGCTCCCTTGGCCGCGGCTGGCCGCCCTGGAACCGGAGTTGACCGACGCGGTCCTGCGGCTGCACTACGTGGGCCTGTGCGAGCTACCCGACGGCGCCCGGCTGCTGGAGCGCCACCGCCACCCGCCGCACGCCGAGGACTGGACGGTGCTCATCGGGGACTACGCCCGGCGCTGCCTGGACGCGGGCTCGGAGCGCGACCGGGCGGCCTACGAGCGTATACGGGCCGCACTCCCGTCGGTCGGCTACCACCTCACCAAGCGCGGGATCCGTCGCGGGGCCTCGCCGGTAGACCGGGTACTCGCCCGCAGCGCCGCCAAGTCCTACGCCACGGTGGAGATCGTCGCAGCCGAGGCGGGCACGATCGGCTCTCGGATGCGTGCCTTGGTGCTGTGCGACCACGAGCACGCGGCGGCACGCGCCCCGGCGCGCCTGCGCGGGGTACTCGCCGACGACGCGGGGTCGGCGTGGTTGCAACTGGAGCTGCTGGCCGCCGACGACCGCACGGACGGGTTCGACCCGATGCTGGTCACGGGGCGCGCGGTGGCGGCCGGTCCGCACACCGCCGCCGCGTTCATCGCCTACGCGGAGGCTGAGCGGCCGGTCCTGGAGCTGAAGGCGCGCCTCGACGGGAAGCTGTGCCGCATCGAGGGCTCGTGGAACGCGCGCGACCGGGTCGAGCTGGTCACCCGGTTCTTCGAGGAGGGGCACTGCCAGGTGCTGGTGGGCACCCGCGCGCTGCTGGGGGAGGGGTGGGACGCCCGCGGGGTGAACACGGTCGTCGACGTGACGACGGCGACGACGCCCACGGCCGTCGTCCAGAGCCGCGGGCGCGCGCTGCGCCTGGACCCGTCCTGGCCGGACAAGACCGCGCACACGTGGACGGTCGTGTGCGTGACCCACAACCACCCGCGGGGCGCGGCGGACTGGGACCGCTTCGTCCGCAAGCACGAGGGGTACCTGGGGGCCGACGCCGAGGGCGAGGTGATGAGCGGCGTCGCGCACGTCGACCCGGCGTTCTCGCCGTTCGAGCCGCCTGACTCGAACGAGCTGGACGCGGTCAACGCGCGGATGCTCGTGCGCGCGGGGCGACGCGAGGAGACCCGCCGCCGGTGGCGGGTCGGGTCGGCCTACTCCGACCTCCTGCTGCCGACCCTGCGGGTGCGCCCGGATCGGCCGACCACGCCGCCGGGCGGGGAAGCGCGCGGGGACGGCGCCGCCATCGGTGCAGCCGTGGGCGCGTCCATGGACGAGGGCGCGGTGTCGACTGCGGCGGCCGTGTGCCCGGACGGGGGACCGGGACGCAGCGCGGCGCTCACAGTGGTCGGCACCGCAGCGGACGGCGGGCCGCCCGAGGCTGTCCCCGCCGCTGCGGGCGCCGTCGAACGGCCCGCCCTCCCGGACGCGGGCCGAACGCGGAAGGGCCATCTCCTGTCCTCCCCGCTGCCGTCCAGCCCCGTGGCCGGGACGTTGATGGCGATGGGCGCGCTGTCCTGGGCGGGCTCGGTCGCGGTAGCCGCGAGCGGGGTGCCAGGGATCGTCGTCCTGGCCGCCCTGGGCGTCCTCCTGGTCGCCGCGGGTGCGGCTGCGGAGGGTCGGCGTCGCCGGTCCGACCGGATCCGGGCGGCCGAATGGCTGCTCGCGATCGCCGCGCGGCCGGTCGATACCGCGCGCTACGCCTGCGCGGTCGCCGACGGCCTGCACACGGTCGGGCGCTCCTCGGCGGGGGCCGAGGGGGTGCGCGTGACCGTGGACGCCGACGGCGTGTACCGCTACACCCTCACTGGCGCCGGCCCCCAGGCGGCCGAGGACTTCGCCACCGCCTTGGACGAGGTGCTGGCCCCGCCGGTGGGCAGCCCGCGCTACATCCTGAGCCGCTACGTCATTGACGAGCCCGCCGACGACCGCGACGCCCGGGGCCGGGCGTGCGCCCTGGTCGGGGGAGAGCCCCACGCCAACCACGCGGTGTACCACGTCGTCCCGACCGTCTTCGCCCGCCGCCGGGCCGACGCCAAGGCGTTCGCCGAAGCCTGGAGCACGTGGGTCTCGGAGGGCGAACTCACCTACGCGCCCAGCGCCCGCGGTCAGGAGATCCTCGCGGCCCAATACGGCACCGACCCCACCGGCGTGACCACCGCCCGCCGCCTTTCCTGGACCTAAGTGCCGTAGCAGGCAGCGTTCGCCCTGGAGGCCGTGACACGCGTCGGTCGATGTCCGCAGTCGGCCCGCGTAATCGAGGGACATGGCGGCCCGGCCTTCGGCTCCGCCGCCGCGACGATGCGCTTCGCGTGTCGTGCTGTTGACCGCCGCGATCGACGGCTCCGGAAAACCCTTCGACAGCTTTGCGGAGTCCTGACACCGTGGCGCACTATGGCGAACCTCGAGCTTGTGACCGCCGCGGACGTGCAGCTCATGCAGGGTCTGGCGCAGCGTGTCACCGCCACCCGCCCCGAGCTGGTGAACAGCGACGCCACGTTGGGCGAGCTGGCCTGGAACTGGGGCAAGGGGCACGCCAGCGACGGCGCGAGCTGGCCGCGTCGGCTGTGGTTCTCTGGCGGGGATCTGGTGGCGTGGAGCTGGGCCTGTCTTCCGCACCGGGTGAGGCGGAGCGACGGGTCGGTGAAGGACGTCACCGGTGCCTATCTGGCGTATCAGGTCCATCCCGGCCACGCCGGGCTGGTTGACGAGGTGATCGACTGGTACGACGGTACGGCGGCGGACATCGAGCGTACGGTGATGCCGAGCGCCGCCGATGAGTTCGCGCTGGAGCGATGGACGGCGCACGGCTATGAGACCGACCCGGCCTCGCTCGGCGACGCCGGGTACTGGACCCAGCTCAACGAGCGGGACCTCACCGACGTGGAGGAGCCGGTACTGCCGGACGGATTCCGGTTCCGCACCGCCGAGGAGGCCGGGCCCAAGGCCGCGGTCCAGGCCCATCTGGACGCCTGGGCTCCCTCGACCTACACGGCTGAGAGCTACCAGGGCGTCCGGCAGACGGCGACGTATCGCGGCGACCTGCACATCCTGGTAGAGGCGCCGGACGGAACGATGGCATCCTCCACGATCATGTGGCTCGACGAAGCGAACCAGACCGCTGAGTTCGAGCCGGTCGGGACACATCCGGACTACCGGCGTCGGGGGCTGGCAAGAGCGATGCTTCTACACGGGATGCACCTGGCGCGGGCGGCCGGGGCCACTCATATGACGGTCGCCTGCCTGGGTGCACCGGGGCATCCCAAAGCGCGCGAGCTGTTCCACAGCGTCGGGTTCCGGGAGTTGGCGCGCGACGCGCCGCTCATCAAGACCCCGACCGCGGGCTGAGGGCTGGTCGTTCGGGTCGTCGCTGGTCAAGCCACGCTGGCTCGGGCGACGACCTGACGTAGAGGGGTGTCGTCGGCGTGGCGGTTTCGCCAGATGATGTAGCGGCGGACCACGCTGCCTGGCCTGTTGTGGCTGCGGTGGTCGGTGCCGTCCAGCGCGACGTAGCGCAGGGCGGTGAACTGGGCCTCGACGCGGTTCAACCAGGGGCTGTTGGTCGGGGTGGAGGCGAACTCGACGTTGTTGCCCGCGGCCCAGTCGCCGACCTGGGTGTCCTTCTTCGTGGTCGGGTGCGGGGACAAGTTGTCGAGCACGATCGCGATCCGGATCTCGGGGCGGGTAGCGGCTGCGCAGGTAGCGGCAGAACTCCGGGAACCTCGTGTGGTTCGTCTACGGCTTGATGTGGGCGTAGAGCTTGTCGTTGCCGAGGTCGTGGGCGGCGAACGGGTGCCGGACTCCGTGCGGTCGGGTGTAGATGTCCCGCCGACGGGGCCTGGGCTCCCGGTCGGAGGCCGTGTGCCGTCCGCTGCGCTCGGCCCGCTGCCGCCCCGGGTGGGGCTTGAGGTTCAGCGGACCGAACTCATTCAGGCAGAAGATGGCCCCAGGCTCCCCGTCCTCTGGGTATGACTGCGCCGTCGGCGTTGACGTTGTGGATCACGTCGCGAACCCGGTCCGGGCTGGTGAACGTCACCTCGGCGATCTTCGCTGCGGGCATCTTCTGCGCGGAGAGCATCACCATATGGGCACGCCGCCAGGTCACCACCGACCCGCTGCCCCTCCGGACGATCCGCAGCAGCCTGCGGCCCTCGTCATTGTCGATCTTCCGAACCTGAACCCTGTCGGCCACGTCGGCCAGCGTGCGCTGAACGCGCTGATCGGGCGCGGAACCCGATCAGCGCGTCGCGGACGACAGGGGTATCAGCTCAGGTGCCGAGTGAAGAACCGCAGCGAGCTGTCGAGTTCGAACATCGGGACCTCCGCGTGCTTGCCGGGGTTGGCGTGCAGCGTCTTCTCGGCTGAGGCGAAGAGGTCGAACAGCGCCAGACTCGCCGCCCGCGGCACCCGCTCGTCGTCCCATTGCACCAGGAACTCCACCGGGACGGTGATCTGTGCGGCGGCCTCGGCAGAGGTCTCCGCCCCGTTCAGGCCCAGCACCGCCGCGCGGATGCGGGGCTCGGCTGCGATGAACGGAATGCCGAGTCCGCAGCCCAACGACATCCCCCAGTAGCCCACCGGGTAGGCGCCGACGTGGTCCAGTTCCTGGACCGCGTCCAAGACCGCCCGCCATTCCGGGACGCTCTGGTTGGCGAGGAGGGTGTGGAATTCGGCGAGCACCGGAGCCACGTCCCCGCCGGTCTGCATGCGGTTCCGCATCTCGCCGATGAGCCGGTTGTGTTCCTTGGTTCGCGGCCGGTCGCCATGGGCGGGCGCGTCGATGGCCGCCACCGCGAAGCCGCACTCGGCCGCGAAGCGGCGGGCACGCGCCACGATGCCGGGGGCCTTCTTGTGCTGGCCGCCGCCGTGTCCCATCAGGATCAGAGGGCGGGTACCGGCGGTGCCGTCCGGAGTCCACAGCACGCCGGGGATCTCACCCAAGGTGAAGGGGAGAGTGAAGAGCTGTTCGATGACGCCGTCGGACGACGTCTGGGAGGTGAAGCGCAATTGCGTTTCAAGCCTTTCGGGATGCCTTCTACGGGCACTCCCTAGCCCATGCAGGGGAGGGAGCCCCGACCTGTCACAGCGTTGATCGGTCTCACCTCCTCAGTTCGCAGCAGCACTTGGCGACGCTGAACGTACCACAACCGGCTTCACCTGTCCGCGATCTCGCCGGGGCGAACACTGTCTGACGCAGCACTAGATCGTTAATGGGAGGCCCCCGATGCGCTGTGGCGCCTCGCGGGTGACGGTGAACCGCGTATCGGCGGTAGCGATTGACCCACTTCGACGCACACGCCCTCGGGACTCCCATCCCGGTCGCGACGTGCGCAATCGGTCGGGTACGGCACCGCTCGACAAGCCGCTGTCGTCCTCAACGCTGACCGGGCGTTGGCTTGGGTCACGACTGAAATCAGCTGACTACGCCGTCAGACGGGTCATCAACGTCCTGCCCCGCAACACCTAGCAGATTGGCGGGATGATTCTGCCGGGTGACCAGGTGGTCGGGGTATTCAGGCCATACCGGGATATGGGCAGGCGGATAAGGGGGATTGTGTCGCTGTCCCGGTAGGCGGAGCGTGCGCTGTGCTGAAAAGTGGCCGATTGGCCACCACAGTCAGCGTTTGGAGCGAAGTGAAGCGTTACGCAGCCGTCCTCGTCATCGCCGCACTCATCCTGGGTGGCGTGGCGTCCCCCGCCCATGCCGCCAAGGGCACCTTCTCCTACACGGTCGGTTTTCACGAGCCCAACCTCGTCAACCCGCAGAACTACATGTGCCACAAGCTCGCCGAGACTCTTCCCGCCCGCCTGCTGACCAACCACACCGATGCCCGTGCGCTGGTCTTCGACGAGTCCGATTGCCATACGTTCGTGTCCGCCCTGGAGCCCGGCGAGACCGGTTCTCCAGTGATGACGGGGCGCAGCGTGGCGTTCCTCTAGTGGTCACATGACACGGCCGGGCGGAGCGGAGTCCGGACAAGGGGAGCATGTTCAGTCGAGGGCGGGGCCAGCAGTGGGGGACATGACGGGGAGCCCCCACCTGGCCTCGGCGATGCGTCGTGCGCACTCGGCCTGGCCCTCGGTGGAAGGCCCCCAGTTCAGGCCGTCCAGGACCGCGTCGAACGATGCGAGGATCCGTCCGTGGATACGCCCGTTGTCCGGGTCCGGGCGGCGGGGGAGGAGCTCGGTGATGCGCGCGACCATCCGCAACTGGGCATGCGAACGGTGGTTCGGGTGGAGGACTTCCTGGTATCCGAGGTACACGGGGTCGGCGATCCGCACCTGCACCTCCTCATCGACCTCGCGAACGAGGGTGGCGACGCGGTCGGAGTCGTAGAGCTCGGGGGTGCCGCCGGGAAGGCCCCAGTGGCCATCGTCGATCCTGGCCATCACGCGCCCGTGGCCGTCGACGAGCCATCCATAGACCTGGGTGATCTCCATACCGTCGGGAACCGCGGCGTCGGCGTACCAGCGGTAGCTGTCCTGAGACGGATACGTCATGGGGCACAACCCTAAGGGCCTCAGTGCGCCGCATGATGAGGGTCATCCGCCGGACCGGCCCTCGATCCAGTAGAACTGGGTGAAGTGGCGGGAGCGGTCGAGCCCCAGGTCCCCGCGCAGGACGGGGCGCAGCGTCTTGATCAGTTTCCTTTCCCCGGCGGCCCACGCGTACAGGCCGTCCATCGGGCGGGTCGACGCACGCACGGCGTCGGCCAGTGCGGCACCGCGCTCCGGGCTGGGGGCGACCCACTGCCAGTCGGTCTGGGCGTCGGAGCCGTTCCGGACGGTGCGCGGGAGGTCCGCGGTGTCGTCGTGGCCGTCCTCGATCACCACTTGTACCGGGATGTCGGACGGGATCGCGTCAAGCCAGCTGTTGATGGCGGGCAGTGCGGTGATGTCGCCGGCCAGCAGCACCTGTCCGGTGTCGGGGGGAAGGGCGATCTTCGCCGGGGTGAGCGCGACTTCCAGGACGTCCCCGACGGCGGCCTGTTTCGCCCAGTCGCCCGCGGGGCCGGCGGTGGTGTGCAGGACGAAGTCCAGCGCGAAGGTTCCTTCGTCGGGCCGGACGTCGACGAGGGTGTAGCCGCGCTGGCTGACGTAGGTGTCGCCTCTGGCGGGGTTGGGCACCCACAGCCGCAGCCATAGCGTCGGGAACACGTCCAGATCGCTGACGAAGTCCGGCGCGGAGAAGGTGATCCGCCGATACCAGGGCGTGAAGTCGCGTACTGCGGTCACGGTGACGGGGTGGTTGGTCACGCCCATGACGCGCAGCACTCCGCGCTGCCAGTTCGCTGCCATCAGCGGCTCCTTTGCTCGTTTCCGGTCGCTGCGAGCCGGGCGGCGTTTCCGATGGTCCGTGCGTGCGCTCGAACCGCACGCACGGAAGCCATTGGTCAATTAGGTGAGCCTATCCTAATTTTTCGTCAAGTGGGGCGGTCGTAGTCGTATCGGTCGGCGCAGGGGGAACGGTCTGAGGGACGTCGGCGGGCGAGAGGGCTGAGGGCCAGCCCCACGGCGACCGACACCGTCGGGGTCGGCGACGATCACGGCGCCGCCGAAAGCGCCGCCGAGAGCTGCCCCGACGTATACCGAGCTGCTGTGGACCGCCAACGCCTGCGTCGCGACGCGCTCGCCCGCGCGGACGAGCATCAGGGCTTGCAGGCTGGGCGGTACCGCCCACGCAGAGGCGGACCAGCAGGCCAGCAGTGCTGCTGCGAGGGCGACCGGTACCGGTTTGAGTATCCAGAGCATTGCGAAGGCGGTCATCGCCGCGCAGAACAGCGCCCCGGCGGCGACGAACGCGCGCATGGGGCCCAGGCGGTCGACCAGTCGCCCGGCGGCCCGCGTGCCCAGGACACCGACGATCCCCGAGAGCGCCAGCAGACCGGCCAGCAGGAGGGAGCCGAGGCCGAGCAGGCCGCCGAACGCGAACGTCGCCTCCCGTCCCAGGGAGGCTCCGATCCGGGTCCCGGCCGGGACGCCGATGAGGATGGCGCCGGTCAGCCCCGTCATGACCGTGGCCAGGTACCGACCCTTGCGTTCGGTGGGAGCTTCGGTGCTGGCCGCCGCCAGGGCTGTCGGCAGGACGACGGCGGCTGACAGCGCCGCGACGACCCGCAGGGCCATGAGCAGGCCGTAGTCGTCGACGAGCAGCACGGCGAAGTTCGCGGCGGCGAAAGCCGTGAGGGCGCAGAACAGCGCCGACCGGCGCGGTGAGGGCGTAGATCAGGGAGTAGGCGGTCACGAGCTGCCCGGCCGCGGCCTCCGATACGCCGACGTCAGAGGCGATGGCGGGGCGAACGCCGATGATGATGAAGTCGTCGGTCTGGACCGCGAACGCGGCGAGCGTCACCGCGGCGAGCCACATAGGGGGTTGCTGGAGAGTTCTTCGCGTGCGGTAAGGGTAACAAATGTTTCCCTTGTGAGTGTGCCAGAGTTGAGGACCGGGAGGTGACGCGCCACATGCCCAGAACCGCCGACCCCCGGCGCCGCCTTGAGGTCGTCGACGGCGTGATCGAACAGCTCGCGCGTACGGGTATCTCCGACTTCTCGCTGCGCACGCTCGCGCAGGGGCTCGGACACAGCACCCGCGTCCTGACCCACCACTTCGCCGACAAGAAGGCCCTGCTGGAGGCGGTCCTGCAGCGGTTGGACCAGCGCCAGCACGAGGAGCTGCGCTCCACACCGGGCTGGGACGACCCCTCCGTGCCCGTGGGCTCCATCGTCCGAGCCGCCTGGAAACGCAACCTCGGGCCCGACGAACTGGCCATGACCCGGCTCATCCGCGAGATCGAGGGCTTGGCCGCCGCCGGGCGCCTCCCCCTGCACGTCCCGGGCTTCGTCCGCGGGCGCGCCGACTTCGTCGCCTCCTGCCTGGTCACCCGAGGCCTGAGCCGCGACGACGCCATCACCAAGGCGACCGTGCTCAACGCCGCTTTCGGCAGCCTCGAAGGGGACTACCTCATCACCGGCGACGAGGAACGGGTCGAGCGCGCCCTCGACGCCCTGTGCTCCTGGATCGACGCCTGCGTGGCCGCCGGGCAGAGTTGAGAGACGGCCACAGCCGCCGGGTTCACCAGGACGTGTTTCTACGGCGTACCGTCCTGGCCTGCGACCCATGAGACGACGAGAGGGCGCGCCGATCTCGGCGCGCCCTCTCCGTGTCGCTCGTGCCGCTCTCGCGGTAGGCCCGCCTAGTGCTCCAGCACCCGCCGCAGGGCGGCCAGTACCAGTTCGGCGCGGTCGAGGCGGGCGTTGTGGCCCATCAACCCGATCCTCCAGATCGAGGAGGCGAGTTCGCCCACGCCTGCCCCGATCTCGATGTCGTATTCGTTCAGCAGGCGTTCGCGGACCTTGGCCGAGTCCACGCCCTCCGGGACACGAACCGACGTCAGCTGGGGGAGGCGGTGGCCTTCCCTGGCGAACAGCTCCAGGCCCATCTCCTGCAGGCCCTCCTGGAGGCGGGTACCCGCCGCGCGGTGCCGATCGGTGATGGCGTCCAGCCCCTCGGCCTGGATGCGCTCGAGCGCGGCGTCCAGCGAGGCGATCATCGCGGTCGGGGCCGTGTGGTGATAGACGCGGCCGCCGCTGCCCGGGGTGCCGTGGACATAGGCGCCCAGCAGGCTGAGGTCCAGATACCAGACCGGAGGAACCTCCACCCGGCGCTCCCAGGCACGCTCGGAGAAGGTGAAGGGGGCGAGACCGGGCGCGACGCCGAGGCACTTCTGCGTTCCGGAGTAGGCGATGTCCACGCCCCACTCGTCGATGGCGACCGGGATACCGGCCAGTGAGGTGACGCAGTCGGCCAGCAGCAGCGTCTCCGGCGACCGCGCCCGAAGGGCCGCGCCCAAAGCCGCGATGTCGCTCTCGACACCGGTGGAGGTCTCGGCGTGTACCGCCGCGACGATCGCCGGAGCGGGGTGCGCGGCCAGCACACGCTCGACGTCGACCGGTTCGCCCCACGTGTGGTCGATACGGATGACCTCGGCACCGTAGCGGGAGGCGACCTCGCACATGCGGACGCCGAACACGCCGTTGACCGCGACCACGACGACATCGCCGGGCCGGACGGTGTTGGCGAAGGCGGCCTCCATGCCGATCGAACCGGTCCCCGACAGCGGGAGCGTCACCGGGTTGGTCGTACCCCATGTCGCGCGCAGGCGGTCGCACGTCCGGTCCAAGAGCTTGATGAACTCCGGATCCAGGTGCCCCAGCAGGGGTGCGGCCAGCCCGGCCGTCGCCTCGGGGTAGGGATTGCTCGGTCCAGGTCCCAGGAGGATGCGCTCGCTCAAAGCCATGCGGATCACTCTAAAGGCGGCCGGCTTTCCGCTGATCACCGCCCCTGTCTTCACGGGAAGGACGAGGCACCGAGCGGAGAGTGACCGCGTCTGAACTGGGGTGGTAGCAGGACGTATCGTGCATTCTGACCGTTTGAGGAATGGGCGGACCGCAGCGACAGTGGTGGAGGGTGACGCGTGGACACATCGCGCAGCGGGCAGAGCGGGCCGTGCGCAACCCGCGAGAGGGACCGGAGCACCAGGGGAGTGGTCGATGGCCGTCCGGGCGGGGCGCCCGACGGGATCACGGTGCGCCCCGTTCTGATCACCGACCCCCTGGCCGCGCCCATGATCGCCGAACTCACCGCCGAATACTGCCGCCGCTACGGCGAGGAGAACGGCCGCAACGAGATGAACTCCATCCCCGACTCCGACTTCGCCCCTCCCCACGGCGGCGTCCTGCTCCTGGAGGAAGACGGCGAGATCATCGCCGGTGGGGCGTTCCGCCGCTGGGAGCACGACCTGCCGGGAGCCAGGGCCACCAGTGCCGGAACGGGCGCAACGGTCGAGTTCAAACGCGTGTGGACCGCCAGCGCCCACCGGCGCCGCGGCCTTGCCCGCCGCGTCATGGCCGAGCTGGAGGCGGCGGCCCGGCGCACCGGATACCGCACCGCGTTCCTCATCACCGGCCCGGCCCAGCCCGAAGCGATCGCGCTCTACACCCGACTCGGCTACACGCGGCTCGACCCCGCCGACACCCCGGGCGTCATCTACCCCGACTGCGTCCCGTTCATCAGGTCGCTGGTGGAGGACGGCGAAGAGGCTGCCCCGTAACCCGACAGGGGCACAAAGTGTCCTGGTTGTTGGGGTCAGTGCCCGAGGCCGCTCAGGTAGAGGACCTACAGCGCCGCGTAGGGGACGAGCAGCAGGGCGGTCGCGCCCAGCCGGGACAGAAGTCGACCGGGTCTCCTTCGAGGATGCCTCCGGCTTGGGCCGGGGAGGAATCGAACCCCTGCGTAGCAGGGCAAGTACGGGGTTTCGCCCCTAGGGCGAAAGACCGCCCACGTGATCGGGTAATCGGCTAAGGTGTACCGCGTGCGTTGCGAGAACCAAGCGCGTACACCGTGCTGGTCGAGAACCAAGACGGCACAGAACCACCCAGCTTTGCCGTACCAAACCGGGCAGGTTCCGTCCCGGCTGGTGGTGAGGGAGTAGGACCTTTCAGGTCGCTGGCCTGCGGGGCTTCCTGAGCCAGGAATCCCCCTGCTTTAGCCGGGGGAGGGTTCAAAATTCGTCGGCCGGGCGGCGAGGTCGCCCGGACGGCAGTCCATCGGCAGATACTCGGTGAGCAGCCACTGGGCGCTGTACAACGGGACGAGTGCGAAGACGCCGAGCAGCAGGTTGAGCACCACGGAGGCCACCAGCGTCCATCGTGGACGGCCCCCGTTCCCCGCCGTCCGGTCGGGTGCCTGGGCGGTGGGGTCCGTTGCCATACTGGGGCCGCTCCGATTCTGTGCCTCGGTCGAGGGTGATGACCGGACATCGTACGCAGAGCCGCTTCCACTCGTTCAAGCGGAGCCGCTTCCGAGTTGTCGACCGCTGTCGGCGCCGTGGCCGCTGCGTCCACAGGGACGGCGCACTTTGGCGATGCGTCGACCCGACCCTCGTACGATGATGGGGTGAGCCGTCACAAGCGGCTTCCAGTACACGCACTCGACGAGGAGGGCCCTACCGTGTCCGAGCACCAGCGTCCGCAGTCCGCGACGGAACCCACCAGCACCGCAGACGCACCGGTGTTCACGCCGCGGAAGAACGGTCAGGCGCAGGCGCCCTCCGACGAGCTGGTCGCCTGGATGCGCACCGGGTGGGCCGACACCGAGATGCGCGACCTCAAGCCCGTCGAACAGGCCGAATACACCGCCAGGCGCCGCGCCGCACTCGGCGCCCGCTTCCCCGGCGAACGCCTGGTCATCCCGGCGGGCAACCTCAAGACCCGCTCGAACGACACCGAGTACCCGTTCCGCGCCGCCTGCGACTACGTCTACCTCTCCGGCGACCAGACCGACGACGGCTGCCTGGTCTTCGAGCCGCGCACCGAGGGCGGGCACGACGTCACCGCCTACCTCCGCCCCCGCTCCAGCCGGGAGAACGGCGAGTTCTGGCTCGACGGCCACGGCGAGCTGTGGAGCGGCCGCCGCGAGAGCCTTCAGGAGTCCGCCGCCCTGCTCGGCCTGGACACCGCCGACGTGCGCACGCTGCCCGACGTCCTGCGCGACGCGCCCGCCGCCCCCACCCGGATCGTGCGCGGCCATGACAGCTCGCTGGAGTCCGTCCTCAACGAGGTGCGCGGCGGCGCCTCCCCCGCCCAGGAGGAGCGCGACGCCGCGGCCGAGCGCGACGAGGAACTGGCCGTCACGCTCCACGACCACCGCCTGATCAAG contains:
- a CDS encoding pyridoxal-phosphate-dependent aminotransferase family protein; the protein is MALSERILLGPGPSNPYPEATAGLAAPLLGHLDPEFIKLLDRTCDRLRATWGTTNPVTLPLSGTGSIGMEAAFANTVRPGDVVVVAVNGVFGVRMCEVASRYGAEVIRIDHTWGEPVDVERVLAAHPAPAIVAAVHAETSTGVESDIAALGAALRARSPETLLLADCVTSLAGIPVAIDEWGVDIAYSGTQKCLGVAPGLAPFTFSERAWERRVEVPPVWYLDLSLLGAYVHGTPGSGGRVYHHTAPTAMIASLDAALERIQAEGLDAITDRHRAAGTRLQEGLQEMGLELFAREGHRLPQLTSVRVPEGVDSAKVRERLLNEYDIEIGAGVGELASSIWRIGLMGHNARLDRAELVLAALRRVLEH
- a CDS encoding TetR/AcrR family transcriptional regulator, producing MPRTADPRRRLEVVDGVIEQLARTGISDFSLRTLAQGLGHSTRVLTHHFADKKALLEAVLQRLDQRQHEELRSTPGWDDPSVPVGSIVRAAWKRNLGPDELAMTRLIREIEGLAAAGRLPLHVPGFVRGRADFVASCLVTRGLSRDDAITKATVLNAAFGSLEGDYLITGDEERVERALDALCSWIDACVAAGQS
- a CDS encoding MFS transporter, with translation MLLVDDYGLLMALRVVAALSAAVVLPTALAAASTEAPTERKGRYLATVMTGLTGAILIGVPAGTRIGASLGREATFAFGGLLGLGSLLLAGLLALSGIVGVLGTRAAGRLVDRLGPMRAFVAAGALFCAAMTAFAMLWILKPVPVALAAALLACWSASAWAVPPSLQALMLVRAGERVATQALAVHSSSVYVGAALGGAFGGAVIVADPDGVGRRGAGPQPSRPPTSLRPFPLRRPIRLRPPHLTKN
- a CDS encoding GNAT family N-acetyltransferase yields the protein MVDGRPGGAPDGITVRPVLITDPLAAPMIAELTAEYCRRYGEENGRNEMNSIPDSDFAPPHGGVLLLEEDGEIIAGGAFRRWEHDLPGARATSAGTGATVEFKRVWTASAHRRRGLARRVMAELEAAARRTGYRTAFLITGPAQPEAIALYTRLGYTRLDPADTPGVIYPDCVPFIRSLVEDGEEAAP